In Miscanthus floridulus cultivar M001 chromosome 19, ASM1932011v1, whole genome shotgun sequence, the DNA window ATACAGGGCACCGTGGAAGACGTTGAGCTTCCAGAGAAAGGTGAGACTGATTTCTTTGATGCTCGTCTTGTGAACTGATTACTGAATCAAAAATGTTATTCCAACTATGTGAGTGACAGAGTGTATTGGAATTTATATATCATATCAGGAGAAAAGTTGAAATTTTTAATCTGAACATGTAAGTTATGATGTGCAGAGTGCTGACTACTCTGTTTCTGTCTGTTGTTTGTGATGACAGTTGATGTCATTATATCAGAGTGGATGGGCTACTTTCTTTTGAGAGAGTCCATGTTTGATTCCGTCATTTGTGCACGTGACCGCTGGTTGAAGCCAGATGGTGTAATGTAAGTCTATCCTGCAAGTTATGTTAAGAAGCACTACCAAAGTTCTTTGTCGCAAGCAGAACACAGATTTACTTAGCCTAAGATCATTCTTTTGCAGGTATCCTAGCCATGCTAGGATGTGGCTAGCACCCATAAGAACTGGTTTGGGTGACAAAAAGAGGGAAGATTTTGATATTGCTATGGATGACTGGAGTCTGTTTGTTCAGGACACTCAAACTTATTATGGGGTGAACATGAATGCTTTGACAAAGGCATATCGTGCAGAACATGAAAAATACTATTTGAAGGTATGACATCCTTAATTTTTCTCTTCTAGTGCATGACTTTAGTCTTGAAATGTAAAATTCAGGTTATCCTTATGAAGGATTTCTATTTTGTTATGGTAATGTATCTTTTTAAGTATAATAATGTCATTTGTTGCACTTTTCTAAGTAATTACAGTACTCGATTTAGAGAAACAATGATCCTTTTGAATCTGTAGCAATATTTGGGATGAAATGTTTCTTACAAAGTAATACAGCCTACGTTTTGTCTCTACTGAAATTTGAGCTCTGTTAATTTAGCTTACGCATTGAAGCATGCCCTAGATTGTTTATCCTACAGTCTGGGTATACTTTCAGTGGCTAGTTCTGCACTTGCTCGAGGGGATCGAAAAATTCTTGCTGGGAATTTAGCTTCCAATAGTTTGAATGACTAAGCCTATGTGTTTCATGTTCCTTTTCCACACACTTAAATGTACACATGATTTTATTCTGCTGCAGTCTTCAATATGGAACAATCTTCATCCAAACCAAGTTATCGGTCAACCTGCAGTTATCAAAGAAATTGATTGCTTGACAGCCACTGTTGATGAGATTCGAGAAGTCAGAGCACAAGTTACAATGTCAATCAGAATGGAAGCTAGATTATCAGCACTGGCTGGATGGTTTGATGTTCATTTTCGAGTATGTCAGACTTAACTGCAACCCACTAAATGCTATGTCTGAACGACGCTTTACTTAAGAATGGTGCTTGCTATGTTTATGATAATTTTTAGGGTAGTGCTCAAAACCCTGGGGTGGAGGAAATTGAATTAACTACGGCGCCAGATGAGCATGGTGGAACTCATTGGGGTCAGCAGGTTGGTTTCCTGGGCTATACTACATTGTTTTCTTGTCATTCCTAGAATCTGTTACCAGCTATAGCCTGTAGTTACTAATTTTTCAATCCTTTCTTATCCCTCAACCTGTAAATATTGACTGCTAACAAAAGAAATTTGTGAATAGAAGGAAAAGAGTAATCTCTCTCTTTTCCCTTTTGAATTTATATAGGCAGAGTGCAAACCTTCTCTTGGAAAagcaaaagaagagaagaaggggaaaaggaaCTTTAAAAAAAACATGTTTATTTGAGGTGTTAACTTTTGCAAAACAAGATACTCCTTCAGTTGATTTTGCCATTATTGAAATGCATACTGCTCATAAAACAGTTAACTGGTCTAGAAAAATTGATCAGAACCTTTTTTCCTTTTCAAGGTATTCTTGCTGACTCCACCTCTGAGTGTGAATAAAGGAGACAATGTTAACATTTCCTTCTCGATGGTTCGCTCAAAGGAAAATCATCGACTTATGGATATGGAGTTCACCAATGAATTGCATGAGTTATCTGGCAGGAAGCACCCAGCAGTCACAACCAAGATGTACTTAGAGTAGACAAGGTATGGAGTATAATATGTTTATGAATTTcacttattcaaaaattttaatAGTATATATCATATATAAATGCATGGGAGGTATTGAAGATATGCCACTCTATTTACTATTGTCTGAGAATCTACCTCTGGTTCACGTGGGCATGGATGCTCACACATGAAGCATGCTGCATTTCTTTGATTCATAACAGGCCTTGATCTAACCCTCGTTCATTTTACATTTATGCTGTGACAGAGTTGAGTAGAGACCTGATTCATCATCGTTAGACGGAAAGACGGAACTGGCTACCATGTGCCCTCACGGCGCTGTTACTGAACCTTTGCTCAGAAGCTGAGCATATGTAAGTGCCTCAGGGCCCCTGTGTGCTTGTTATACCCATGATGTGTACTTTGAGACCATGAGGCATGTTGACGTGCCAAAGATTCTGTTGTATTGGTATTATCTTATTGTTTGATTGCTCAAGTAACGGGAGGAGCAATTGCTTCACAACATTTAATGTGGTAGCAGATATTGACCGATATTACAGTTTTTAGCAACATTCAGTGCAGAATTTTGTTGAATTCAATTCAGTTTGTCCAAGGCTGATGCATGATGCAGCTCATCTGTGCCCACTGCCCAGGCACCAATCCAACTGTTGCAACGAGGCATCCTGAGGAAGTGAGGAGGTGTCTACTCCCTTGATTGAATCTTCCTTAAGACCAATGCAACTAAAATTATGTAGCTGaaattcctcaaaaaaaaaaaaaaaactacaggaAAAATCTGAGAAATGTATCGATATGTCATTTAAACTCCTAAATCTAGTaggaaaataaggagaaaatgGTATGGTATAATATATGCTATTGCACAATTTAAACTTATATGGGTACCCTTTTTGGAAAGGAAGACCATAAACAAGTCTAAAGAACGATAGGTGTCATTTGTAAATCCTATGTGGTGTCCATTTAAAAATCCATGTGGGGAAAATTGGGAGATACGACATATAATATCAAAACTCATCCAAAACACTTTTGGGAAATAGAGGAGCATGGTGTGTTGATATGGTGTTAAAACTCCTGCAGAACCCAATGGAAAAATCAGGAGAAAAGATACAACATATATTTGTTATTGCCTCGATGCCTCATTGTAACTCATATGAGTAAACCTTGAGAGGTAAAGCTCATAACAAAATTTAGAGAACAATAGTGTGATCTTTGGATCATGATAGGAATAACCTCCTCTAAGACCCAATGGGAAAAATATGAAGAGGAATATACGTCTTTGATATCCTTAAAAAACTCATGTGAAGAAAATAGAAGATATGGCATACTATATGTCTTGAATATCCCCTTTAAAAACCCTGACGGGAAAATAGACATATTGTTGTACTGATATTGTCTCACTAAAAACCTTTTATGAGAAACCTTTGTGAGAAAAAAACTCATAGAGGAAAAAGAGGATAACATGATGTTTGAACATGTTATATTTCAGGAGAACTCCCCTTGAACGTTGCAACTATCAAAGTCTTTGAATGTAGTGTGGACTTAGCGAGTGAACCTACGAATTTATCGCTAGATTGCttttgcaagatgtttatttccaATATATGTTGCAATTTATGGGGATAAAACATTTTGGGGCAATAACTGCTCCGGTACTCCCTTCTGAAAATTAGCACGAATCTTAAGGCCAACATGTAACTAATTGACCAAGTTATTAATTACTTTCCACTTGGGCCTCGTATGGGCCTGACCCTACCCGCTCCCAACCCGTTTTCTCTTTGATCCCGGCGCGCGAGCAACGATCACGGCAGCGTCAGCATAAAAGTATCTGGTCCACCATGTGGTCCATAAACGGCTGCACCACTCGCCAGCCGGTTCGTCGCCGGAGACGTACAAACCATTCAACCTCCCCGTGCAACTCTGCCTGGACGGATCCAGCCATCAACAAATGTAGAGTGAGACCGTACCGCAGGCACTCCAAGGCGATGTTGGAGAAGTGAGCAAGAACCTTTCTGGTTGATATCCAGGAGGACGTAGTTCTCGCCTTGTTTCTTCAGCTGGTCATCGATGCTCCTCGCAACCACGTTTCTTGGTGCCAGAAATGCTAGCGATTGATAACTCGGAAGAGTTCTGCGCAGGACTAGGCCTGGGCAGTGCGGGCTGGGTCTAACCCATGAGTCAAAGGGACAATAATTAAATTAACTAATGAAGTGACTGCTTCGAGATTTGTGCTAATTTTTAAAGAGGGAGTACCGGAGCAGTTGCCTAAATTTATTCATATTGCTCTTATATGACTTGTTTGCACCTTGACAATAATACAAGCAACCTTATCTTTGTGATAATTGTTGGTGATCCTATGGAATCACATTTGATTACTCTATGAAGTCATGCATATGGGATGCTTCACAATGATAAGTGGAAATGATGGCATTGTGGGGGATCAAATAGCCCGTATCTAGATATCCCACTTAGGACGTATCTCAATTTATCTAATAAATCAAGATCTTTTGGTGCCGTAAAGATATCTATGGATATCCTACTTGACTCACACCTTGTGGTGTTGTAGAAGTTAAGTTGGTTATTTTATGCTAGCAAGGCGTCTGCAAATGCAATATTATGCCtgtgcaatttgcaagatacatgAATGCTTCTACGACATTAAGGTTGTCATCCTTGGGTCTAAATGGATACAAATCCATACTTTAGGGATGGAATGACCACAAGTGTTGATGCATATGATGTCCACTATTATTTGGATATTGATAAACAATGTCAATTGGTTATTAGTATAATGATATATGGGCTTAAGCTAAGACTTAAGCGTAATTTGGTTTTATCTAAATATCTCATCTCAAATTCCGTCTTAAAGGCCAATTCTGCATGATGGAAATTGTACCTAAAATAAATGCTTAATTATTTATGTATGTTGATGGTATTAGTATAATCAATATGTGTTGAGATGATGGGGAATCCAATTTGGAATTTATTTACAAACACATATACGCAATCATGATTAGAGTAATCCTTCTATAACAGTTGAGATGGCTCTCAAAGCGCAATGGTACCAGTTTGGTCTAGATGCTCTGATGATGGAAGCTCTGCCATGTCGTGATGGCTTGGCATTCGCGTGAGATCTGGGGAGGCAGAAAATTCAGCTGGAGACAGACAGCCAAGAGTTACTAAAACTCTGGAAGGCAGGTCCCAACCAGAGATCGAGCATAGCAGCGATCATCAAGGAGTGTCATGACATTAGCTGCTGTTTTTCTTATTTCAATATCTTGTATTCTCCTAGGTCATGTAATCGAGTTGCCGATATGTTGGCCAAAGAGGTCTCATGTAGCAACAGGTCTCGTGTATCCAACCTGTGTAGCTAACCTGGTGATCGATGATTGTACCCCAGCTGTGTAGCTAACCTgtgtagcaaaaaaaaaaaaaaaaaagaagaagaagaagaagaagaagaagatgaccggtgtttttatttattttctggAACTGTAGTTTTGTACAGACGCAGAGTTTCCCATATAAAGAAAGGCTTTGAATCTTTTCGCAAGCAATTAGGCAAATCAAAATATGCAAGAGCAAATCAAAATACTTCCTCGTGCGAAATTTCACCAATGAAAAGTAAAGCTGAAAGCCCCAGTTTTTGCTCACAGATGAAGTGAAAATCACCAAACAAAATACTGATTCTTGTTCGTTTTATTACAATTAAAACCTAGAAAAGTAACTTTGGCATCATGGTGTGGCTGGTGGGAACAAGTCACTGAACCAGATTCCCCATCCTACTCGGTGGACTTGACGATGAAGTTCTGGCTGCTGATGGGGTTCATGACAACCGGTGGCCCAGCAGTGCGAGGCCAGGCCTGGAACAGTGCAACTTGGTGTCTGTGGCTTGCCACCACTCCTCAGAAACAGTCTTGGgggtcactactggaaacagggcATTTATCGAGTGCAAactgttttgccgagtgtaaaaaatcaggcactcggtaaagaattgcactcggcaaagaattctttaccgagtgccgggcactcggtaaaaaag includes these proteins:
- the LOC136529222 gene encoding protein arginine N-methyltransferase PRMT10-like; amino-acid sequence: MASLPNAAGAAASGSSGARPVDKEVDFANYFCTYAYLYHQKEMLCDRVRMDAYHSAVFRNAPHFKGKVVLDVGTGSGILAIWSAQAGARKVFAVEATNMAEHARELARANGVADIVEVIQGTVEDVELPEKVDVIISEWMGYFLLRESMFDSVICARDRWLKPDGVMYPSHARMWLAPIRTGLGDKKREDFDIAMDDWSLFVQDTQTYYGVNMNALTKAYRAEHEKYYLKSSIWNNLHPNQVIGQPAVIKEIDCLTATVDEIREVRAQVTMSIRMEARLSALAGWFDVHFRGSAQNPGVEEIELTTAPDEHGGTHWGQQVFLLTPPLSVNKGDNVNISFSMVRSKENHRLMDMEFTNELHELSGRKHPAVTTKMYLE